The genomic interval CAGACGGGCGAGCGCTTTGCGGATACCGTCGCGCGGCTGGGCTTTGAAAATGTGCAGAGCCAGCTGGATTCGGATGCGCTTCTGGAGCGCAAGCAGGAAAACCTCGCGGCCAAGAAGCACCTGAAAGGCGGGGCAACATGCTAAAGCGCAGGAGCAGAGCGGCGATGGCCCTGCTCCTGGGGCTTGCCCTTTTGCTGGCGGCGGTTGGGTGCGCGGGCGAAGGGCAGCAGGATACGGCGCAGAGCTTCTATTCTTTTACGGATGACGCCGGGCGCCGGGTCGTGCTGGAGGAAAAGCCGGAAAAAGTCGCCGTACTGCTCTCCTCCTATGCGGATATCTGGCAGCTGGCGGGCGGGGAGATGAGCGCGACGGTGGGCGAGAGCGTGGAGCGGGGCATTGCGCCGGAAGGGGTTTTGCTGGTGGACAGCGGCGCGGGCAAGACCATCGATATCGAGCTTTTGCTGGCCAGCGAGCCGGATCTCGTGATCTGCTCGGCAGATCTGGCGGGGCAGATAGAGGCGGCGGAGGTTTTGGAAGAAGCAGGCGTGGCCGTGGCGGCATTCCATGTGGAATCTTTTGAGGATTATCTGCGCGTGCTCAAAATCTGCACGGATCTGACGGAGAATCCTGGGGCGTATGCGGCCTATGGCCAGGCTATCCAGGAGCAGATTCAGGAAACCGTTGCCCGGGCGCAGGAGAAGGCCGAGAAACAGGGAAAAAAGCGGATTCTATTTATCCGGGCAGGCTCTTCCTACAGCGCGACCAAGGCCAAAACGGCGGAAAACCATTTCGCCTGCAAGATGCTGGAAGAGCTGGGCGCAGAAAACATCGCAGATCAGGCACAGACGCTACTGGAAGGGCTGAGCCTGGAGGAGATTTTGCTGCAAAACCCGGATTATCTCTTTATTTCCACCATGGGAGACGAGCAGGCGGCAAAGGAGTATATGCAGAGCCTGTTTGCCCTGCCCGAATGGCAGCAGTTAGACGCCGTGCGGCAGGGGAATTACGCCTTCCTGCCCAAAGAGCTGTTTCACTTTAAGCCCAATGCCAAGTGGGCAGAGGCCTATGCCTATCTGGCAGAGCGGCTGGATGGCGCCGGAAACGGGGGAGCAGGGAATGCAGGATAGGCAGAACAAGCAAACCGGCAGGAATTTTTGGCAGAGCAGGAAGGGCACAGCGGCGCTGTTTACTTTGCTGGTGCTTTTTGCCGCTCTCTCCTTCCGGTTTGGAAGCGCGGAGCTCTCCTTTGCGGATTTTTGCAAGGGCTTTGCCGGCGCACCGGGGTATGAGACGCAGTCTGCCATTTTGCGCTATATCCGCCTGCCCCGGGTTTTGGGCGCGGTGCTGGCCGGCATTGGGCTTTCAGTTTCGGGCGTGCTGCTGCAAAGCGTTACGGGAAATCCGCTGGCCGGGCCCAGCGTCATCGGCGTCAACTCGGGCGCGGGCTTTTTGACCATTCTTTGCCTGAGCTTTTGGCCAAAGGCGCTCTATGCGCTGCCCTTTGCCGCGTTTCTCGGGGCGTTTGGGGCGACGCTGATCATCCTGGCCATGGCCGGGCGCATTGGCAGCACCCGGGCGACCGTCGTCCTGGCGGGCATCGCGCTCACAGCCCTGCTCAACGCGGGCATCTCCTTTCTCTCCATGATGGACAGCGAGATTTTGCTGGCCTATCACGATTTCTCTGCCGGCGGCCTGGCGGGAATCCGCTTGCAAAGCCTTGCGGCGCCGGGAGTTATCATTCTGGCCAGCCTGGCAGTTTCCCTGCTGGCATCCCGGCGCATTCAGCTGCTCTGCCTGGGGGATACGATGGCGCTCTCACTGGGCGTGCGCGTCAAAGTTCTGCGCATGGTTTGCCTGGTCTGCGCCTCGGCGGCGGCTTCGGCGGTGGTGAGCTTTGCAGGGCTTCTGGGGTTTGTCGGGCTGGTGGTGCCGCATATCGCCCGGCGCATCGTGGGCGAAAATACAAAATCACTTTTGCTGTTTTCCTCCTTTGCCGGGGCGATTCTGGTGCTGATTGCGGATCTGCTGGGGCGCGTGCTGTTCGCGCCGGCGGAAGTGCCGGCGGGGATTGTGATGGCGGCAATCGGCGCGCCCTTCTTCTTTTCTCTGCTGCTCAAAAAAGGAGGCGACGCCCATGCTAAGCTTTGAAAACCTGACGGCGGGCTACCGGGCAGAGCCTGTGCTGGAGCGCGTCAGCTTCCGGCTGATTCCGCATACGATCACGGCCGTGCTGGGGAAAAACGGGAGCGGCAAATCCACGCTGGTCTCCTGCATCAATCAGGAGCTGCGCTATAGGGGGGAGATCTGTTTTTCCGGGCAGAATATTGCGCTGCTCTCCCCGCGGGAGCGGGCCAAACTGCTGGCGATTCTGCCGCAGAATCTGGAGCGGCCGCAGGTGTCGGTGGAGGAACTGGTGGGCTTTGGGCGCAGCCCCTATCTGGATATTGGAAAGCGCTTTTCCCGGGCGGATCGCGAGGCGGTCCAGCAAGCCATGCGCGATGCGGATATTTGGGAGATGCGCGGTAAGAACATACGCCTGCTTTCGGGCGGGGAACAGCAGCGGGCGTATCTGGCCATGATTTTGGCGCAGAATACCCGGGCCGTCATCCTGGATGAGCCGACGACGCACCTGGATATGGAATACGAAGCGGCTTTTCTGAGCAAATTAAGAGAGCTGAAAAACCGGCACAAAAAGACGGTGATGATTATACTGCACAACCTTTCCCAGGCCGTGCAGTATGCGGATCGCATCGTCATTTTGCAGGAAGGCGGCGTCTTTTTTGAAGGGGAGACCCAGGAGTGCCTGGAGGAAGAGGCGATTGAGCGGGCATTTCACGTCCGCCGGTATGAAGTTTTGCGAGAGGGCGAACGGCGCGTGTTTTTCGCGGCCAGGTAGCCGGGCGGAGCGAAAGCGAGGGCAGATATGGAAGTTTGGGATCTTTACGATCGGTTTGCAGAAAAGACGGGGAAAACAGTGCCTAAAGGGGCGGAGCTTTCCGCTGAGGACTATCATTTGGCGATGGAAGTTTGGATTGTCAACTCCAAGGGGGAAGTGCTCATTCAGGAGCGCAGCCAGGACTGCGAGATTCTGCCGGGCGTCTGGGGGCTGACGACCGGGCGCATGGTGGCGGGGGAGGATACCCGCTCCGGGTGCATCCGGGAGCTGAGAGAAGAGCTGGGCCTGGCGGTTCAGCCGGAACAGCTGCAATTTCTGCGCCGGATCCTGCGCCAGGACGGCACGCATCTCATCTGGGATATTTATTTGCTGCAAATGGATGTTCCGGTAAGCCGGCTAAAGCTGCAATCCGAGGAAGTCTCGGGCGCCAAGTGGGCGGATCTTGCGGCGCTTCGGCAGCTGGTTCTGACGGGCAAGCTGTTCTTCTATCCCGAGATTTGGGAGATCATAGAGTATCTCGATTCAGGCGCATATCGGGCAGAGCAGCTGCATGATTCCAGGGAGAAGTGCGCCGCGGCGGCGGAAATTCTGGAGCAGCTGCCCGGGTGGTTCGAAAACGAGCAGGCGCGGGAGAGGTATGCGGCAGACTGCGAAAATCAGGCTGTGTTTTGCGCGCGAAAGGATGGCAAAGCAGCCGGTTTTCTGGCCGCCAAACGGCTTTCCGATCGCGCGGCGGAGATTGCCGTCATGGGCGTTGCGCCGCATATGCACCGCGAAGGCATAGGCCGGGCGCTGTTCTGGCGCTGTGCCGCGTGGTGCTGGCAAAATGGGATTGGATATTTGCAGGTCAAAACGCTGGGCGAGAGCAACCCGGATGCGGGCTATGCCAAAACCCGGGCATTTTATGAGAAAATGGGCTTTGCGCCTCTGGAATGCTTCGAGAAGATCTGGGGAGGGGAGAACCCATGCCAGATTCTCGTGCGGTATTTCTTTGAGGATGGCATTGCCAGGCAGTAAGCGGACGGCAAAAAGAGAAAAAAGCGGGCAGCATGAGCTGACCGCTTTTTTGTGTATTTTTTTGCACAACAGCGCACATCTGTCCGGGTGGCTAAGAGATATGGCTGAGGATGATCCGCGCACAGGGCGATTCCGGCGATAGGGTGCCTTTGGGCTAAAAGACAAACCGTGCGGCAACCAGCAAATCCAGATAGCTGCCCGAATCCATGGCGATGGTGTTGTCGTCTGTCTTTCGGAAGCCCGGGAAGAACGACATCTTGGTCGCCAGCGTATGATCTTTGTAGCAAATTTCAAAATGGAAGGTTTCGGGCAGGGTGCAGAGCGCGCCGGATAGATCCTGGCGCAGCGCCTGTTCTGCCTGTTCACGGATTTTCTGGACGGCCAGGGAAGGGGCCATGCTGCGCGTCGCTCCGCCAAACCCGCTCTTGACTGCCAGAGCCTTGAGCTTTGGGTGCAGAGAGGCGCAGTCCTCGCAGAGCATCTGGTCGCCCGAGAGAAACACGGTGGGCACGCCTTCCAGCGCGCAGGCCCAGCTATGCATCTGGAATTCACTGACTTTCTGGCCGTTGATCTTCACCCAGAAGAGCCGCTGGTTGTTGGTGTGCGAGAGCGGGCTGCCCTCCCGGCCGGCGGCCGAGTGATAGCCGATGAACAGCGCGGCGTCAAAGCTTTTGTCGATGCCCTCCACCATGCAGTAGGGGTGGCCGCTCCAGCCGCGGATGACCTCTGCGCAGGCGGGGAGCTGGTGAATATCGATGTTCGTCCCGGTTTCATGGGCATCGCGCACCAGGATATAGTCGGCGCCGGCGGCGATTGCTCCTTCGCAGGCGGCCTTCACTTCCGCCGTCATCTGCGCGGCGTGCGCCTGTGCGACGGCCTGCGTCTGGGTTTCGGTTTCGCTCCAAAGCGTCGTGGTAGCGATGCCTTCAATATCGGCGCTGATAAAGACTCTCATTTTTCTCTCCTTTGCATGTCTGCTATTTGATCTGAAACTGCAGAAAATTGGCATTTTTTTGGAATCCAAAATCTTCGTAGAGCAAAACGCCCTGATCCGAGGCTGTGATCTGCACGGTGCCGCACCCCCACGCTTTGGCCTCTGCGACGATTTTGCTCAAAAGCGCTTTGGCGATGCCCTGCCGGCGGTAGGGCTTTTTGGTATACATACTGGAAACCAGGGCAATTCTCCCCGAAGGGTTGCTGGCATACGGAGGCTTTTCCACCAGGGAGATGCCACTGGTGGCGATGATCTGATCGCCGCGGCACACTACCCACGAGATAAAGCTGCCATCCGCCATATGCCGCTGGTAGTAGGAAGCAAGCGAAGCTTCCAGATTAGGCGGGAGCTTTGAGCCCTCTTCCCTCAGCTGTTCCAGCCGCAGCTGGATGAACGCCGGGATTTCGCCCGGCAGCAGCCTGCGCATGAAAACCTCCTGCATGGCGCCCCCTAAGACAACTGGTAGACTGCACGCAGCAGTTCTGCGCCCGTCCGGGTTTTGAAAATATGCTGCATGGCATTTTGAATTTTTTCTTTGGAATGCCCACTCTCGTCTGCATTGACGAGATAATCTGCCTCAATGAGAATTTGATAATCCATGCCGTCTGCGGCGCCGGGTGTATGGTGATGGCCCGCGAGATAGGCGATGCGGCTGATGGCCTCTTCCGAAAGGCCGGAATTTTTCAGAAATTCCCGAACCAGCGCAGGGCTCTCTATCTCCTGGTTTTTGCCGCTGGTATTGCCGTATTTGATGCGGCAAAGCGGGCAGGCAATATCATGGATGATTGCGGCCGCCTCCAGGATTTCCTGCGTCTGCCCATCCAGCCCTTCGCACTCTCCGATGGTTTTGGCATAGGCATAGACTTTCAGGAAGTGGTTGATATCGTGAATATTTCCATCGGCATAGGCGATCATTTTTTGCATGAGCTGGGCGATGAGCATATTTGCCTCCTAAAACTGATGGCAGCAGAGGATTTCGCCGTAGTAGATGGTATGATAATCCCCGGCGGCGTAGTGCTTAGAGACGATCTCGCGGTCCAGCTCGGCTTCGGGCATCTGCATTTTATAGATGACCCGGCATTCATAGACGGCGGCACAGCCCTTGATGCGCGGGACAGAGACTGTTTCAGATGCCTCCATCTCCAAGCCGAGCTCCGCGATTTTATCCATATCCCTGCCGGACTTCATCCCTGCGATGGCCAGCTCTTTTTTCATGGGATGAAGGCTGGAGGGCACGCACACGGTAAACTCGCCCAGCTCTTCCAGCTTGGCGTGCGAATACCGCGAAAGGCGGACGGGAACGGCAAACACCGGCTTATTCCACATAATGCCGGCGGTGCTCCAGCCGATGGTCATAATATTGGGCTTCTCCCTGCCCGTTACTAGAAAACAGCCGCCGTGCTGTAATTTTTCTGCCAGCGGCGCAAAAATTTCTGCCTGATCGACAATCGCCATAAACCGCATCCTCCGATTCTTTTTTAAAGGTATGGTTTTATTATATGTGAGGCCGGGAGAAATAGCAAGAAAAGCGCCCGGCAAAAGGGCGGAAAAAAAGCAAGAAGCCCGGGATAATCCCGGGCGTTCTTTAATGGTCTCTTTTTGGAATGTACCTGGAAAAAAGGGATAAGCACCAAAGACCAGCTATTCCCACGAGAGAATAGATAATCCGGCTTAGGATGGCCGTCTGCCCGCCGCAGATTGCAGCGACGAGATCGAACTGAAACAGCCCGATGAGAAGCCAGTTAATCGCGCCGATAATGACTAAAATAAGTGCTGCGATATCCAAAACTATCAACTCCTTTCGGAGATAGTCTGCCCGAAAATGAATATTCTATGAATCCTCTGGCAAAATTTCGATTTCAAAAAAATCGAAGGAGATCGGCTCGATAAAATCCGAGGACATAAACTTTGTTTTGCGGAAGGCGGAAAGCTCCCGGGCGTGTTTGGAAACCCAGACGGGCTCGGCAATATCCAAGCTTTTATAGATTTGCTCCAAGCATTCCAGCAGCGCCTGCCCGGTTTCCTCCTGTGGGCTGAAAGCCGTCGTGCTGGCGATAATTTTATGATTTTTATTTAAAATTCCCCAAACTCTCATATTTTTTCCTTTCTATCATTTATTTTTGTAAATTTTTCAATGACATTTATCGCCCCGCAAAGCACGATGGTAAATAATGCCATAGTATGGCCTTTGCGGTGATGGATTTGGCCTGATGCCAGCGAAAAATGCGGCAATAAGAGGGATGCTATGATAAGCGCAAGCGCCAGCTTGCTCCCCCATCTCCAGCCCGCCATGCGGACCGTCTTTCCCTGCAATCCCATTTCTAAAATAAGTAAAGGGATATGGGGCTTGCCCCCATGACTGCCCATCGCTCTTGACCTTTTAATCAGCGCAGTGAGGTTATTATACCATGATAAGGGCAAGCGTCAGCTTGCTTCCCCTTCCAGCGCCGCGGCAAAGCGGAGCGGTGCCATGGTTCAATGAATCCGGGAACCCGTTTGAAATCTCTGATTTCAGTAACGGGTGGAATCATTATACCATAAAGCGCGCTGCGGCGGACAAGCATCTTGCAATTTTTATCGTTTACAAGTACAATTTACTATAAGAAAATTTGCATGTATTTGACGAAAGGGCGGAGCAAACAATGGGAAAAACACTGACGTATAAGATTTTGGAAAACCACCTGAAATCCGGCGAAATGGTGCCGGGCGGTGAAATCTCCATCGGCATCGACTATACGCTGACGCAGGATTCGACGGGCACAATGGCCTATCTGCAATTCGAGGCTATGGGGATTCCGAGAGTCAAAACGAAAAAGTCTCTGGCCTATATCGATCATAATATGCTGCAATCGGGCAGTGAAAATGCGGATGACCACAAGTTTATCGAGACGGTTGCCAAAAAGCACGGCATCTATTTCTCGCGGCCGGGCAATGGCATCTGCCATCAGGTCAACCTGGAGCGCTTTGGCGTGCCCGGGGCGACGCTGCTGGGCTCGGACAGCCACACGCCCACGGGCGGCGGCATCGGCATGATCGCCATTGGCGCAGGCGGGCTGGATGTGGCCGTGGCCATGGGCGGCGGCGCATACTATCTCAATATGCCAAGTGTCGTCAATGTGGAACTGAGGGGCAAGCTGAATCCGGGTGTCTCTGCCAAAGATGTCATTTTGAAAGTTTTGCAGGAACTGACGGTAAAAGGCGGCGTGGGCAAAGTCATCGAATACAGCGGCGAGGGCATTGCCGCGCTGAGCGTGCCGGATCGGGCGACGATCACCAACATGGGCGCGGAGCTGGGCGCAACGACCTCCATTTTCCCCAGCGATGAAGTAACCAGAAGCTTCTTAAAAGCCCAGGGCAGAGAGCAGGATTATACGCCGCTTTCGGCAGATGCGGACGCGGTATACGACGAGCACCTGGTCATCGATTTGGGAGAGCTGGCGCCGCTGGCCGCCTGCCCGCACAGCCCGGATAACATCGAGACGGTCGACAATCTCGCGGGGATGAAGGTGGATCAGGTCTGCATTGGCAGCTGCACCAACTCCTCCTATACGGATATGATGAAAGCCGCGGCCATCCTCAAAGGCAAAAAGGTCGCGGATAACGTGAGCCTGGTCATCGCGCCGGGAAGCCGCCAGGTTTTCAATATGCTGGCGAAGAACGGCGCGCTGGCAGATATGGTTGCGGCAGGCGCGCGCATTTTGGAATGCGCCTGCGGGCCCTGCATTGGCATGGGGCAGTCTCCGGCGACGGACGCCGTCTCGCTTCGGACGTTCAACCGCAACTTCTTTGGCCGCAGCGGAACGCCCAGCGCCAGCGTCTATCTGGTCTCGCCGGAAACGGCGGCGGCCAGCGCAATTGCCGGCGTGTTCACCTCGCCGCTGAGCCTGCCGCAGAGCAAGCTGGCAGAGCTTTGCATCGAGATGCCAGAGGTGTTCGAGGTAAACGACAATATGGTCGTGGCCCCGGCGGAGGACGGCGCGCAGGTGGAAGTCGTCCGCGGCCCGAATATCAAGCCGTTCCCCATCAACCAGGCGATGCCCGAGGAAATTGGCGGGGAAGTACTGCTGAAAATGGAAGATAATATCACGACAGACCATATTATGCCCAGCAACGCCAAGCTGCTGCCCTACCGCTCAAATATCCCGTATCTTTCGGATTACTGCCTCTCGCCTGTGGACGCCTCTTTCCC from Christensenellaceae bacterium 44-20 carries:
- a CDS encoding aconitate hydratase; its protein translation is MGKTLTYKILENHLKSGEMVPGGEISIGIDYTLTQDSTGTMAYLQFEAMGIPRVKTKKSLAYIDHNMLQSGSENADDHKFIETVAKKHGIYFSRPGNGICHQVNLERFGVPGATLLGSDSHTPTGGGIGMIAIGAGGLDVAVAMGGGAYYLNMPSVVNVELRGKLNPGVSAKDVILKVLQELTVKGGVGKVIEYSGEGIAALSVPDRATITNMGAELGATTSIFPSDEVTRSFLKAQGREQDYTPLSADADAVYDEHLVIDLGELAPLAACPHSPDNIETVDNLAGMKVDQVCIGSCTNSSYTDMMKAAAILKGKKVADNVSLVIAPGSRQVFNMLAKNGALADMVAAGARILECACGPCIGMGQSPATDAVSLRTFNRNFFGRSGTPSASVYLVSPETAAASAIAGVFTSPLSLPQSKLAELCIEMPEVFEVNDNMVVAPAEDGAQVEVVRGPNIKPFPINQAMPEEIGGEVLLKMEDNITTDHIMPSNAKLLPYRSNIPYLSDYCLSPVDASFPARAKEKNGGFLVAGQNYGQGSSREHAALVPLYLGIKGVIAKSFARIHMSNLINSGILPLVFANEADYDKIGQGDALCIERAQQKTRGQEPFVLRNLTKGETYEVKLEVSERLREILLAGGLLNHTKKNVEQ
- a CDS encoding M55 family metallopeptidase, whose protein sequence is MRVFISADIEGIATTTLWSETETQTQAVAQAHAAQMTAEVKAACEGAIAAGADYILVRDAHETGTNIDIHQLPACAEVIRGWSGHPYCMVEGIDKSFDAALFIGYHSAAGREGSPLSHTNNQRLFWVKINGQKVSEFQMHSWACALEGVPTVFLSGDQMLCEDCASLHPKLKALAVKSGFGGATRSMAPSLAVQKIREQAEQALRQDLSGALCTLPETFHFEICYKDHTLATKMSFFPGFRKTDDNTIAMDSGSYLDLLVAARFVF
- a CDS encoding DUF378 domain-containing protein; this translates as MDIAALILVIIGAINWLLIGLFQFDLVAAICGGQTAILSRIIYSLVGIAGLWCLSLFSRYIPKRDH
- a CDS encoding ABC transporter ATP-binding protein is translated as MLSFENLTAGYRAEPVLERVSFRLIPHTITAVLGKNGSGKSTLVSCINQELRYRGEICFSGQNIALLSPRERAKLLAILPQNLERPQVSVEELVGFGRSPYLDIGKRFSRADREAVQQAMRDADIWEMRGKNIRLLSGGEQQRAYLAMILAQNTRAVILDEPTTHLDMEYEAAFLSKLRELKNRHKKTVMIILHNLSQAVQYADRIVILQEGGVFFEGETQECLEEEAIERAFHVRRYEVLREGERRVFFAAR
- a CDS encoding iron ABC transporter permease, with the protein product MAPETGEQGMQDRQNKQTGRNFWQSRKGTAALFTLLVLFAALSFRFGSAELSFADFCKGFAGAPGYETQSAILRYIRLPRVLGAVLAGIGLSVSGVLLQSVTGNPLAGPSVIGVNSGAGFLTILCLSFWPKALYALPFAAFLGAFGATLIILAMAGRIGSTRATVVLAGIALTALLNAGISFLSMMDSEILLAYHDFSAGGLAGIRLQSLAAPGVIILASLAVSLLASRRIQLLCLGDTMALSLGVRVKVLRMVCLVCASAAASAVVSFAGLLGFVGLVVPHIARRIVGENTKSLLLFSSFAGAILVLIADLLGRVLFAPAEVPAGIVMAAIGAPFFFSLLLKKGGDAHAKL
- a CDS encoding GNAT family N-acetyltransferase, producing MRRLLPGEIPAFIQLRLEQLREEGSKLPPNLEASLASYYQRHMADGSFISWVVCRGDQIIATSGISLVEKPPYASNPSGRIALVSSMYTKKPYRRQGIAKALLSKIVAEAKAWGCGTVQITASDQGVLLYEDFGFQKNANFLQFQIK
- a CDS encoding flavin reductase family protein, whose product is MAIVDQAEIFAPLAEKLQHGGCFLVTGREKPNIMTIGWSTAGIMWNKPVFAVPVRLSRYSHAKLEELGEFTVCVPSSLHPMKKELAIAGMKSGRDMDKIAELGLEMEASETVSVPRIKGCAAVYECRVIYKMQMPEAELDREIVSKHYAAGDYHTIYYGEILCCHQF
- a CDS encoding ABC transporter substrate-binding protein: MLKRRSRAAMALLLGLALLLAAVGCAGEGQQDTAQSFYSFTDDAGRRVVLEEKPEKVAVLLSSYADIWQLAGGEMSATVGESVERGIAPEGVLLVDSGAGKTIDIELLLASEPDLVICSADLAGQIEAAEVLEEAGVAVAAFHVESFEDYLRVLKICTDLTENPGAYAAYGQAIQEQIQETVARAQEKAEKQGKKRILFIRAGSSYSATKAKTAENHFACKMLEELGAENIADQAQTLLEGLSLEEILLQNPDYLFISTMGDEQAAKEYMQSLFALPEWQQLDAVRQGNYAFLPKELFHFKPNAKWAEAYAYLAERLDGAGNGGAGNAG
- a CDS encoding HD domain-containing protein; the protein is MLIAQLMQKMIAYADGNIHDINHFLKVYAYAKTIGECEGLDGQTQEILEAAAIIHDIACPLCRIKYGNTSGKNQEIESPALVREFLKNSGLSEEAISRIAYLAGHHHTPGAADGMDYQILIEADYLVNADESGHSKEKIQNAMQHIFKTRTGAELLRAVYQLS
- a CDS encoding GNAT family N-acetyltransferase, yielding MEVWDLYDRFAEKTGKTVPKGAELSAEDYHLAMEVWIVNSKGEVLIQERSQDCEILPGVWGLTTGRMVAGEDTRSGCIRELREELGLAVQPEQLQFLRRILRQDGTHLIWDIYLLQMDVPVSRLKLQSEEVSGAKWADLAALRQLVLTGKLFFYPEIWEIIEYLDSGAYRAEQLHDSREKCAAAAEILEQLPGWFENEQARERYAADCENQAVFCARKDGKAAGFLAAKRLSDRAAEIAVMGVAPHMHREGIGRALFWRCAAWCWQNGIGYLQVKTLGESNPDAGYAKTRAFYEKMGFAPLECFEKIWGGENPCQILVRYFFEDGIARQ